The following proteins come from a genomic window of Nocardioides albertanoniae:
- a CDS encoding prolyl oligopeptidase family serine peptidase: MTSEPTVETPLDPTAKDPFEWLEEVEGAEALAWVRARNEEAHASVGADPEFAKIEARILEVLDSDDRIPEVSRLGEHYYNFWRDADHERGIWRRTTPESYRTDDPVWETLLDLDALAAEEGENWVWHGASVLRPEPGEPWRKVLLDLSPGGSDADVTREFDLVEKAFVAPEDGGFTRAVEQGGAKGGLSWCGPDAVYVFTDFGPGSLTPSGYPRIVKLWRRGTPFDEAAVVYEGTDDDMYIAARHLHTPGFERDLVSRSIAFYRSETYVVTEPGTPEQTLTKLDIPDSAEAGFHREWLVIDLREEWTPEETTYAAGSLLAIEADSFLAGQRDLTVLFEPTASTSLAGATWTRNHLVLNVFDDVKNKLHILTPPASGRAGSGEAGGRDGWTRSEFPATDPVAAVGTRAVDAVESDEVWVVTSGYLTPTTYATTTLGDPATAAAAPEVLKSAPAWFEADGLVADQRFAVSLDGTRVPYFIVGSEAALAGSGGPAPTLLYGYGGFEIPMTPGYSAGVGRAWLEEGGVYVVANIRGGGEYGPAWHQAALKEHRHTAYEDFAAVARHLAETGVTDAEHLGAQGGSNGGLLTGNMLTSYPELFGALVIQVPLLDMLRYSHLLAGASWMAEYGDPDVPEEWEFIRTFSPYHLLEEAKTYPPVLLTTSTKDDRVHPGHARKMAALLAATGKDVTYYENIEGGHGGAANNAQAAHLSAFAWTFLRQRLMGAATPND, translated from the coding sequence ATGACCTCCGAGCCGACCGTCGAGACCCCGCTGGACCCGACCGCGAAAGACCCGTTCGAGTGGCTGGAAGAGGTCGAGGGCGCCGAGGCGCTGGCCTGGGTGCGGGCGCGCAACGAGGAGGCTCACGCGAGCGTCGGCGCGGATCCGGAGTTCGCCAAGATCGAGGCACGGATCCTCGAGGTGCTCGACTCCGACGACCGCATCCCGGAGGTCTCCCGGCTCGGGGAGCACTACTACAACTTCTGGCGCGACGCCGACCACGAGCGCGGCATCTGGCGGCGTACGACGCCGGAGTCCTACCGCACCGACGACCCGGTGTGGGAGACCCTGCTCGACCTCGACGCGCTCGCGGCCGAGGAGGGCGAGAACTGGGTGTGGCACGGCGCCTCAGTGCTCCGGCCGGAGCCCGGCGAGCCCTGGCGCAAGGTGCTCCTCGACCTCTCGCCGGGCGGCTCCGACGCCGATGTGACCAGGGAGTTCGACCTGGTGGAGAAGGCGTTCGTGGCACCTGAGGACGGCGGCTTCACCCGTGCCGTCGAGCAGGGCGGAGCCAAGGGCGGGCTCTCCTGGTGCGGCCCCGACGCGGTCTACGTCTTCACCGACTTCGGGCCGGGAAGCCTCACTCCGTCGGGCTATCCGCGCATCGTGAAGCTGTGGCGTCGCGGCACGCCGTTCGACGAGGCGGCGGTGGTCTACGAGGGCACCGACGACGACATGTACATCGCCGCCCGCCACCTGCACACCCCCGGCTTCGAGCGCGACCTGGTCAGCCGCTCGATCGCGTTCTACCGCTCGGAGACCTACGTCGTCACCGAGCCCGGCACTCCCGAGCAGACCCTCACCAAGCTCGACATCCCCGACTCGGCCGAGGCCGGGTTCCACCGGGAGTGGTTGGTGATCGACCTGCGTGAGGAGTGGACCCCCGAGGAGACGACGTACGCCGCCGGGTCGCTGCTGGCGATCGAGGCCGACAGCTTCCTCGCCGGTCAGCGCGACCTCACCGTGCTCTTCGAGCCCACGGCCTCCACCTCGCTCGCGGGCGCCACCTGGACCCGCAACCATCTCGTCCTCAACGTGTTCGACGACGTGAAGAACAAGCTGCACATCTTGACGCCTCCGGCCTCGGGGCGTGCGGGGTCAGGAGAAGCAGGTGGGCGCGATGGCTGGACGCGCTCCGAGTTCCCGGCGACCGACCCGGTGGCTGCGGTCGGCACCCGGGCCGTCGACGCGGTCGAGTCCGACGAGGTCTGGGTCGTCACCAGCGGCTACCTGACCCCGACGACCTACGCGACGACCACGCTGGGCGACCCGGCCACGGCCGCGGCTGCTCCCGAGGTGCTCAAGTCGGCGCCGGCGTGGTTCGAGGCCGACGGCCTCGTCGCCGACCAGCGCTTCGCGGTCTCCCTCGACGGCACCCGGGTGCCCTACTTCATCGTCGGATCCGAGGCCGCCCTCGCCGGCAGCGGCGGCCCGGCCCCGACCCTGCTCTACGGCTACGGCGGCTTCGAGATCCCGATGACACCCGGCTACTCCGCCGGTGTCGGGCGCGCCTGGCTCGAGGAGGGCGGCGTCTACGTGGTGGCCAACATCCGCGGGGGAGGCGAGTACGGCCCGGCCTGGCACCAGGCGGCCCTGAAGGAGCACCGGCACACGGCGTACGAGGACTTCGCCGCCGTCGCGCGCCATCTCGCCGAGACCGGGGTGACCGACGCCGAGCATCTCGGGGCACAGGGTGGCTCCAACGGCGGGCTGCTGACCGGCAACATGCTCACCAGCTACCCCGAGCTGTTCGGTGCTCTCGTGATCCAGGTGCCGCTGCTCGACATGTTGCGCTACTCCCACCTGCTCGCAGGGGCGTCGTGGATGGCCGAGTACGGCGACCCCGACGTGCCGGAGGAGTGGGAGTTCATCCGGACGTTCTCGCCCTACCACCTGCTCGAGGAGGCGAAGACCTACCCGCCCGTGCTGCTCACCACCTCCACCAAGGACGACCGCGTCCACCCCGGCCATGCCCGCAAGATGGCTGCGCTGCTGGCCGCGACCGGCAAGGACGTCACCTACTACGAGAACATCGAGGGAGGTCATGGCGGCGCCGCCAACAACGCCCAGGCCGCTCACCTCTCCGCCTTCGCCTGGACCTTCCTCCGTCAGCGCCTGATGGGAGCCGCTACCCCGAACGACTGA
- a CDS encoding ABC1 kinase family protein produces the protein MDQSDGSSKGLPRRAATRTAKLAALPMGYAGRKALGLGKRIGGKPAEAVLADVHQRTADQLFRTLGELKGGAMKVGQMLSVMEAALPESQAAHYRDQLTRLQDSAPPMPTGIVRGLLARDLGADWSERLVELSEEPAASASIGQVHRGRWADGREVAVKVQYPGADEALRADLRQIGRVAAIGNAVVPGMDIKALVAELQERVAEELDYPKEAEAQRVFAAAYADHPLIEVPDVVAVGPSVLVTEWVESEGSIAKVIAGGTPEERDHYGELLARFWFSAPELTGMLHADPHPGNFRVLPEGRMAVLDFGLAARLPERGFPEPMGRLIRIAATGDADALVAGLRHEGFIREGIKVEPQHVLDYLAPFVTPALEERFRFTREWMREEFRRINDPKDPAYTVGLKLNLPPSYLLIHRVWLGGLGVLAQLDAEAPFREILEEHLPGFAS, from the coding sequence ATGGATCAGAGCGACGGGTCGTCGAAGGGTCTGCCGCGGCGAGCGGCGACACGGACGGCCAAGCTGGCCGCACTGCCGATGGGGTACGCCGGGCGGAAGGCGCTCGGACTGGGGAAGCGGATCGGGGGCAAGCCCGCTGAGGCGGTGCTGGCCGACGTCCACCAGAGGACGGCCGACCAGCTGTTCCGCACCCTGGGTGAGCTCAAGGGCGGCGCGATGAAGGTCGGCCAGATGCTCTCGGTGATGGAGGCGGCGCTGCCGGAGTCGCAGGCCGCCCACTACCGCGACCAGCTCACCCGGCTGCAGGACTCCGCTCCCCCGATGCCGACCGGGATCGTACGCGGCCTGCTGGCCCGCGACCTCGGGGCCGACTGGTCCGAGCGGCTGGTCGAGCTCTCCGAGGAGCCGGCCGCGTCGGCCTCGATCGGGCAGGTGCACCGGGGCCGGTGGGCCGACGGGCGCGAGGTTGCGGTGAAGGTGCAGTACCCGGGCGCCGACGAGGCGCTGCGCGCCGACCTGCGCCAGATCGGGCGGGTCGCGGCGATCGGCAACGCCGTCGTGCCCGGCATGGACATCAAGGCGCTGGTCGCAGAGCTGCAGGAGCGGGTGGCCGAGGAGCTCGACTACCCGAAGGAGGCCGAGGCCCAGCGCGTCTTCGCGGCGGCGTACGCCGATCATCCCCTGATCGAGGTGCCCGACGTCGTGGCGGTGGGGCCGTCGGTGCTGGTCACCGAGTGGGTGGAGTCGGAGGGCTCGATCGCGAAGGTCATCGCCGGCGGCACCCCCGAGGAGCGCGACCACTACGGCGAGCTGCTCGCCCGGTTCTGGTTCTCCGCGCCCGAGCTGACCGGGATGCTCCACGCCGACCCGCACCCCGGCAACTTCCGGGTGCTCCCCGAGGGCCGGATGGCGGTGCTCGACTTCGGGCTCGCCGCGCGGCTCCCCGAACGCGGCTTTCCCGAGCCGATGGGCCGGCTGATCCGGATCGCCGCGACCGGCGACGCCGACGCGCTGGTCGCGGGCCTGCGCCACGAAGGCTTCATCCGCGAGGGCATCAAGGTCGAGCCTCAGCATGTGCTCGACTACCTGGCCCCGTTCGTGACGCCGGCGCTCGAGGAGCGCTTCCGGTTCACCAGGGAGTGGATGCGCGAGGAGTTCAGGCGGATCAACGACCCCAAGGACCCCGCCTACACGGTCGGCCTCAAGCTCAACCTGCCGCCGTCCTATCTGCTCATCCACCGCGTCTGGCTCGGCGGGCTCGGAGTGCTGGCGCAGCTCGACGCGGAGGCACCGTTCCGGGAGATCCTCGAGGAGCACCTGCCCGGCTTCGCGAGCTGA
- a CDS encoding VOC family protein, whose product MDQRISFITLAVADVAASRAFYVDGLGWTSELEADGVVMIRVGEHLILSLWDREEFEEEVGTLSAAGGLAPFTLAHNVATRAEVDDVLALARSLGRDAPAAEERVWGGYTGYFADPDGVRWEIAYNPDPIGETLLPKA is encoded by the coding sequence ATGGACCAGCGCATCAGCTTCATCACCCTCGCCGTCGCCGATGTGGCGGCGAGTCGGGCGTTCTATGTCGACGGCCTCGGCTGGACATCGGAGCTCGAGGCCGACGGGGTGGTCATGATCCGCGTCGGCGAGCACCTGATCCTCTCCCTGTGGGACCGCGAGGAGTTCGAGGAAGAGGTCGGCACGCTCTCCGCGGCCGGTGGTCTCGCGCCGTTCACGCTCGCCCACAACGTCGCCACCCGTGCGGAGGTCGACGACGTGCTCGCGCTCGCCCGGTCGCTCGGGCGCGATGCCCCGGCCGCCGAGGAGCGGGTCTGGGGCGGCTACACCGGCTACTTCGCCGACCCCGACGGCGTGCGCTGGGAGATCGCCTACAACCCCGACCCGATCGGGGAGACTCTGCTGCCGAAGGCCTGA
- a CDS encoding SHOCT domain-containing protein: protein MSINETVATIAVAGDNWGPWRDNGPWHDGGGPPAFWPIFPILWFLVIAGIITAIVLFGRRRAAEGPRQAGEARLAERYAAGDIDEAEYRARREVLREKPAKPGAPKQE, encoded by the coding sequence ATGAGCATCAACGAGACTGTGGCCACCATCGCCGTGGCCGGTGACAACTGGGGTCCGTGGCGAGACAACGGACCGTGGCACGACGGGGGAGGCCCGCCGGCGTTCTGGCCGATCTTCCCGATCCTGTGGTTCCTGGTGATCGCCGGGATCATCACCGCGATCGTCCTCTTCGGTCGCCGACGCGCCGCCGAGGGCCCGCGGCAGGCCGGCGAGGCGCGGCTGGCCGAGCGGTACGCAGCGGGCGACATCGACGAGGCCGAATACCGTGCGCGTCGCGAGGTTCTCCGCGAGAAGCCGGCGAAGCCCGGCGCACCGAAGCAGGAGTGA
- a CDS encoding GNAT family N-acetyltransferase → MSDFSYPVGDLVEGWETRPWPEPVSLEGRYVRVAPLSSAQYSDLYAAVCGPHDAELWTYRPIPMPTSLQDLWMHLAGLVDAPDVVPFAFVPKEGERAGRASGVAGYCAINPAHGRIEVGGVLFGPALARTRAATEAIHLLMRHAFDTLGYRRFEWKLDSLNEPSRRAAERLGFGYEGRFRNHMVVKGRNRDTDWFAVTAEDWPRVRERHERWLAPDNFDDGHQRSPLRAGFEG, encoded by the coding sequence GTGAGCGACTTCAGCTATCCCGTCGGTGATCTCGTCGAGGGCTGGGAGACGAGGCCGTGGCCGGAGCCGGTGAGTCTGGAGGGGCGTTATGTGCGGGTCGCACCGCTCTCCTCGGCCCAGTACTCAGATCTCTACGCCGCGGTGTGCGGCCCGCACGACGCCGAACTGTGGACCTACCGGCCGATCCCGATGCCGACCTCGCTGCAGGATCTGTGGATGCACCTGGCCGGGCTCGTCGACGCACCTGACGTGGTGCCGTTCGCGTTCGTCCCGAAGGAGGGCGAGCGGGCCGGCAGGGCGAGCGGGGTCGCGGGCTACTGTGCGATCAACCCCGCCCACGGCCGGATCGAGGTCGGCGGGGTGCTCTTCGGGCCTGCGCTGGCGCGGACGCGGGCGGCGACCGAGGCGATCCACCTGCTGATGCGCCACGCGTTCGACACCCTCGGCTACCGCCGCTTCGAGTGGAAGCTCGACAGCCTCAACGAGCCGTCACGACGGGCCGCGGAGCGGCTCGGGTTCGGCTACGAGGGCCGGTTCCGCAACCACATGGTCGTCAAGGGCCGCAACCGCGACACCGACTGGTTCGCCGTCACCGCCGAAGACTGGCCCCGGGTGCGCGAGCGCCACGAGCGCTGGCTCGCGCCCGACAACTTCGACGACGGGCACCAGCGCAGCCCGCTCCGAGCCGGTTTCGAGGGCTGA
- a CDS encoding pyridoxamine 5'-phosphate oxidase family protein, whose translation MGKVHARVEGRLRDFVDRQVVFFVATAPLAEDGHVNLSPRGLPGTFGMLDELTFAWLDGTGSGSETIAHLRENGRITVMFCAFDGAPDIVRFHGRGRVVTRYDEGYADLAGRFTDLPGARAVVVVDIERISDSCGFSVPLMDYAGERDLLPAYFERKGVEGSANYRRRKNRTSLDGLPAFDFDPATE comes from the coding sequence ATGGGGAAGGTGCACGCGCGCGTCGAGGGACGTCTGCGCGACTTCGTCGACCGCCAGGTCGTCTTCTTCGTCGCCACCGCACCGCTCGCCGAGGACGGTCACGTCAACCTGTCGCCGCGGGGCCTCCCGGGCACCTTCGGGATGCTCGACGAGCTCACCTTCGCGTGGCTCGACGGCACCGGGAGCGGCAGCGAGACGATCGCCCACCTGCGGGAGAACGGCCGCATCACGGTGATGTTCTGCGCCTTCGACGGAGCACCCGACATCGTCCGCTTCCACGGTCGGGGCCGGGTGGTGACCCGCTACGACGAGGGGTACGCCGACCTGGCCGGCCGCTTCACCGACCTGCCCGGCGCCCGGGCGGTCGTCGTCGTGGACATCGAACGGATCTCCGACTCCTGCGGCTTCTCGGTGCCGCTGATGGACTACGCCGGCGAGCGCGACCTGCTGCCTGCGTACTTCGAGCGCAAGGGGGTCGAGGGATCGGCCAACTACCGGCGTAGGAAGAACCGGACCAGCCTCGACGGTCTGCCGGCGTTCGACTTCGACCCGGCGACGGAGTAG
- the ilvD gene encoding dihydroxy-acid dehydratase, whose protein sequence is MPTLRSATSTSGRNMAGARALWRATGMTDGDFGKPIIAIANSFTEFVPGHVHLRDLGKIVAETIKEAGGVAKEFNTIAVDDGIAMGHAGMLYSLPSRELIADAVEYMVEAHRADAIVCISNCDKITPGMLLASLRLNIPVVFVSGGPMEAGKTTAVEGIVHDKLDLVDAMVLSANDAVSDELLDTVERSACPTCGSCSGMFTANSMNCLTEAIGLSLPGNGSTLATHAKRRALFEQAGRTVVELCRRYYEEDDESVLPRNIANRSAFENAVALDVAMGGSTNTVLHLLAAAREAELDFNVHDMDEISRRVPCLSKVAPNSPKFHMEDVHRAGGIPALLGELRRGGALNEDVHSVHSDTVEEWLGAWDIRGENPSQEALDLFLAAPGGVRTTEAFSTENLWASLDTDAAEGCIRDFEHAYTADGGLAILSGNIAPDGCVVKTAGVPEDCLTFTGTAIVFESQDAAVDGILKKKVEPGHVVVIRYEGPKGGPGMQEMLYPTSFLKGRGLGQKCALITDGRFSGGTSGLSIGHVSPEAAGGGLIALVEDGDQITIDIPNRAISLDVDDIVLDERRAAQEKREKPYTPIDRDRKISAALRAYASMATSASDGAYRNVPE, encoded by the coding sequence ATGCCCACTCTTCGCTCCGCAACATCGACCTCGGGCCGCAACATGGCGGGTGCCCGCGCGCTGTGGCGTGCGACCGGCATGACCGATGGCGACTTCGGCAAGCCGATCATCGCGATCGCCAACTCGTTCACGGAGTTCGTGCCCGGCCATGTCCACCTTCGTGACCTCGGCAAGATCGTCGCCGAGACGATCAAGGAGGCCGGGGGAGTGGCCAAGGAGTTCAACACGATCGCCGTCGACGACGGCATCGCGATGGGTCACGCCGGCATGCTCTACTCGCTGCCGAGCCGTGAACTGATCGCCGACGCGGTCGAATACATGGTCGAGGCGCACCGCGCCGACGCGATCGTGTGCATCTCCAACTGCGACAAGATCACCCCCGGGATGCTGCTGGCGAGCCTGCGCCTCAACATTCCGGTCGTCTTCGTCTCCGGCGGTCCGATGGAGGCCGGCAAGACCACCGCGGTCGAGGGCATCGTGCACGACAAGCTCGACCTGGTCGACGCCATGGTGCTCTCGGCCAACGACGCGGTCAGCGACGAGCTGCTCGACACGGTCGAGCGCTCGGCCTGTCCGACCTGTGGCTCCTGCAGCGGCATGTTCACCGCCAACTCGATGAACTGCCTCACCGAGGCCATCGGCCTGAGCCTGCCGGGCAACGGCTCGACGCTGGCCACCCACGCCAAGCGCCGCGCGCTCTTCGAACAGGCGGGGCGTACGGTCGTCGAACTGTGCCGCCGCTACTACGAGGAGGACGACGAGTCCGTCCTGCCGCGCAACATCGCCAACCGCAGCGCGTTCGAGAACGCGGTCGCGCTCGACGTCGCCATGGGCGGCTCGACCAACACCGTGCTGCACCTGCTCGCCGCTGCCCGTGAGGCCGAGCTCGACTTCAACGTGCACGACATGGACGAGATCTCGCGGCGGGTGCCGTGCCTGTCGAAGGTCGCTCCCAACTCGCCGAAGTTCCACATGGAAGACGTCCACCGTGCCGGCGGCATCCCGGCCCTGCTCGGCGAGCTGCGCCGCGGCGGCGCGCTCAACGAGGACGTCCACAGCGTCCACTCCGACACCGTCGAGGAATGGTTGGGCGCCTGGGACATCCGCGGAGAGAATCCCAGCCAGGAGGCGCTCGACCTCTTCCTCGCCGCGCCCGGCGGGGTGCGTACGACTGAGGCGTTCTCCACCGAGAACCTCTGGGCGAGCCTCGACACCGACGCCGCCGAAGGCTGCATCCGAGACTTCGAGCACGCCTACACCGCCGACGGCGGGCTCGCGATCCTGTCCGGCAACATCGCCCCCGACGGCTGTGTGGTGAAGACCGCCGGCGTGCCGGAGGACTGCCTGACCTTCACCGGCACCGCGATCGTCTTCGAGTCCCAGGACGCCGCCGTCGACGGCATCTTGAAGAAGAAGGTCGAGCCCGGCCATGTCGTGGTGATCCGCTACGAGGGCCCCAAGGGCGGTCCCGGCATGCAGGAGATGCTCTACCCGACCTCGTTCCTCAAGGGGCGCGGCCTGGGTCAGAAGTGCGCCCTGATCACCGACGGACGCTTCTCCGGCGGCACGAGCGGGCTCTCGATCGGCCACGTCTCCCCGGAGGCGGCCGGCGGCGGCCTGATCGCGCTGGTCGAGGACGGCGACCAGATCACCATCGACATCCCGAACCGTGCGATCTCCCTCGACGTCGACGACATCGTCCTCGACGAGCGTCGCGCCGCCCAGGAGAAGCGCGAGAAGCCCTACACGCCGATCGACCGTGACCGGAAGATCTCCGCGGCGCTGCGTGCCTACGCCTCGATGGCCACCTCGGCCTCCGACGGCGCCTACCGCAACGTGCCCGAGTAA
- a CDS encoding WD40/YVTN/BNR-like repeat-containing protein — protein MATKLLVGTRKGLWIGHSDDARQDWDFTGPHHDMEEIYSAMIEPGTGRILAGCSSLWLGALVRASADDGKSWTETSMSFPDDVDASLARVWQIQPGLPDGTIWAGVEPGAIFRSGDGGASFDLVRGLWEHPHRTEWNEGLGGQAFHTILPHPTDPSSVTAAISTGGVYQTRDGGESWEARNNGIIAVFLPEGQQYPEFGQCVHKVARHPSAPQRLYLQNHGGVYRSDDEGLTWKSIADGLPTDFGFAVVVHPQEPDTIFTFPIGAGESRYPPEAKPVVWRSRDAGDHWEPLTDGLPDHFYVGVMRDAMCADDHAEAGVYFGARNGSVWASADAGETWREILRDIPDVMVVRAAKV, from the coding sequence ATGGCTACGAAGCTGCTGGTGGGGACCCGAAAGGGTCTGTGGATAGGGCACTCTGACGACGCCCGTCAGGACTGGGACTTCACCGGTCCGCACCATGACATGGAGGAGATCTACTCCGCCATGATCGAGCCCGGCACCGGGCGCATCCTCGCCGGCTGCTCCTCGCTGTGGCTGGGCGCGCTGGTGCGCGCCTCCGCCGACGACGGGAAGAGCTGGACCGAGACATCGATGTCGTTCCCCGACGACGTCGACGCGAGCCTGGCCCGGGTCTGGCAGATCCAGCCCGGTCTTCCCGACGGCACCATCTGGGCCGGGGTCGAACCCGGTGCGATCTTCCGGTCCGGCGACGGAGGTGCCTCCTTCGACCTCGTACGCGGCCTGTGGGAGCACCCGCACCGCACCGAGTGGAACGAGGGGCTCGGCGGCCAGGCGTTCCACACGATCCTGCCGCACCCGACCGATCCGTCCTCCGTCACCGCGGCGATCTCGACCGGCGGGGTCTACCAGACCCGCGACGGCGGGGAGAGCTGGGAGGCGCGCAACAACGGCATCATCGCGGTGTTCCTGCCCGAGGGGCAGCAGTATCCCGAGTTCGGGCAGTGCGTGCACAAGGTGGCCCGCCACCCCTCGGCCCCGCAGCGGCTCTATCTGCAGAACCACGGTGGCGTCTACCGCTCCGACGACGAGGGTCTGACCTGGAAGTCGATCGCCGACGGGCTGCCGACCGACTTCGGCTTCGCCGTCGTCGTCCACCCGCAGGAGCCCGACACGATCTTCACCTTCCCGATCGGAGCCGGTGAGTCGCGCTACCCGCCGGAGGCGAAGCCGGTCGTATGGCGCTCCCGCGACGCCGGCGACCACTGGGAGCCGCTCACCGACGGCCTCCCCGACCACTTCTACGTCGGTGTCATGCGCGACGCGATGTGCGCCGACGACCACGCCGAGGCCGGCGTCTACTTCGGCGCCCGCAACGGCTCCGTCTGGGCCTCCGCCGACGCCGGCGAGACCTGGCGCGAGATCCTCCGTGACATCCCCGACGTGATGGTGGTCCGGGCCGCCAAGGTCTGA
- a CDS encoding HAD family hydrolase yields the protein MTRPAWETYAAILFDLDGVITPTAVVHMRAWEEMFNAYLRQKTPGAEPYTEQDYFAYVDGKPRYDGVRDFLASRDIELPEGTPEDSPDLETVCGLGNRKNNAFNEVLERDGVEAYPGSVRFLDYLATLDVRLAVVSSSVNAPTVLKSAGLLDRFETVVSGAVADEQGLPGKPAPDTFVYAGSVLGATPSEAVVLEDAVSGVRAGKAGDFALVVGVDRGAGHDTLTDAGAGLVVSDLAELIPENPDLPARGAQQ from the coding sequence ATGACCAGACCCGCCTGGGAGACGTACGCCGCGATCCTCTTCGACCTCGACGGCGTGATCACGCCGACGGCAGTGGTGCACATGCGCGCCTGGGAGGAGATGTTCAACGCCTATCTGAGACAGAAGACCCCAGGCGCCGAGCCCTACACCGAGCAGGACTACTTCGCCTACGTCGACGGCAAGCCGCGCTACGACGGGGTGCGCGACTTCCTCGCCTCACGTGACATCGAGCTGCCCGAGGGCACCCCGGAGGACTCGCCCGACCTCGAGACCGTCTGCGGTCTCGGTAACCGGAAGAACAACGCCTTCAACGAGGTGCTCGAGCGCGACGGGGTGGAGGCCTACCCCGGCTCGGTGCGGTTCCTCGACTACCTCGCCACCCTCGACGTACGTCTGGCCGTGGTGTCGTCGTCGGTCAACGCGCCCACGGTTTTGAAGTCGGCGGGGCTGCTGGACAGGTTCGAGACCGTCGTGTCGGGAGCCGTCGCGGACGAGCAGGGGCTGCCCGGCAAGCCTGCCCCGGACACATTTGTCTACGCAGGTAGCGTGCTCGGAGCCACCCCGAGCGAAGCCGTCGTTCTCGAAGACGCGGTCTCCGGGGTGCGCGCCGGCAAGGCAGGAGACTTCGCCCTCGTGGTCGGGGTGGATCGCGGCGCAGGCCACGACACCCTCACCGACGCCGGCGCCGGCCTCGTCGTCTCCGACCTCGCCGAGCTCATTCCCGAGAACCCTGACCTACCTGCTCGAGGAGCACAGCAGTGA